One Sphingobacteriales bacterium DNA segment encodes these proteins:
- a CDS encoding DUF1295 domain-containing protein, translated as MHITLEQYNLFTWLWMGLGVSIFILLLFITAPYGRHTKTTWGPLINNKLGWFIMEITLIGVLAFFVCIGHNKQSLVNWIIVGLITFHYLNRSLLFPLRIRTGYKKMPVLIMFMGVFFNIINGFLFGYYLAYFKVYPTNWMMSPQFIIGAIIFIAGTVINWKSDNVLIHLRKPGELGYKIPQGGWFRYISCPNLFGEVIEWMGFALLTWSLPGLAFFVWTFANLVPRAVAHHQWYHKQFANYPPYRKAIFPFLW; from the coding sequence ATGCACATCACATTAGAACAATATAATTTATTTACGTGGCTATGGATGGGCTTAGGGGTTTCCATTTTCATTTTACTGTTGTTTATTACCGCCCCGTATGGCCGCCATACTAAAACTACCTGGGGGCCACTTATCAACAATAAACTTGGGTGGTTTATAATGGAAATTACCTTAATTGGGGTGCTTGCCTTTTTTGTTTGTATAGGCCATAACAAACAATCTTTGGTGAACTGGATTATCGTTGGGCTAATTACTTTTCATTACCTCAACCGAAGCCTTTTATTTCCGCTGCGCATCCGAACAGGGTATAAAAAAATGCCGGTACTCATAATGTTTATGGGCGTTTTTTTTAATATCATTAATGGTTTTCTGTTTGGCTATTATTTGGCCTATTTTAAGGTTTACCCAACAAATTGGATGATGTCGCCACAATTTATTATTGGTGCGATTATTTTTATTGCCGGAACTGTAATCAACTGGAAGTCTGATAATGTACTGATTCACCTAAGAAAACCCGGAGAATTAGGCTATAAAATACCTCAAGGCGGCTGGTTTCGTTATATCAGTTGCCCTAATTTGTTTGGCGAAGTAATTGAATGGATGGGGTTTGCCCTCCTGACCTGGAGTTTGCCGGGTTTGGCCTTTTTTGTTTGGACATTTGCCAATTTAGTTCCAAGGGCTGTGGCGCACCATCAATGGTATCACAAACAATTTGCCAATTACCCACCATACAGAAAAGCTATATTCCCATTTTTGTGGTAG
- a CDS encoding cupin domain-containing protein produces the protein MEKITNISKLSEFKNFGQPDEIREFPKGRLELIKIGGAVIGRGIFEPGWRWATSVQPIAKTHSCEAPHFQYHVSGILHVVMDDGTEFDCMPGDVSLLPSGHDAWTVGNEPAVVIDFQGMIDFAKHL, from the coding sequence ATGGAAAAAATCACAAACATCTCAAAACTATCCGAATTTAAAAACTTCGGACAACCCGATGAAATCCGCGAATTTCCGAAAGGGCGGCTTGAGTTAATAAAAATTGGCGGGGCTGTAATTGGTCGTGGCATATTTGAACCCGGATGGCGGTGGGCGACCTCCGTCCAACCAATTGCTAAGACTCACAGTTGCGAAGCCCCTCATTTTCAGTATCATGTATCGGGTATTTTGCACGTTGTAATGGACGACGGAACCGAGTTTGACTGTATGCCGGGTGATGTATCGCTATTGCCATCTGGACATGACGCTTGGACGGTGGGCAATGAGCCGGCCGTTGTTATTGATTTTCAAGGTATGATTGATTTTGCAAAACATCTATAA
- a CDS encoding AraC family transcriptional regulator, with translation MKRNNEVLNIKTLEMFERLINHDTTPYDTEMMVMPGTLEDKHKNCETIPALRRQFNLIYLLIEGEHDVKLGADHLQLNPNDLVIIPENTLYASDHIKNCKGFCIHFKSEFLKPQLSIPLAEEFPYFHFDAPHILNLNNHESEMIQIAFKNIITEYNYASVEKNSLLRNLILILLLKVREIYRTRVKELKKTTSRHEQIANGFKLLVEKYFIEIRSVNDYAKKLNVSTKHLSEVVSKTFGRSPLQIIHDILLLEAKGQLYSTEKSVSEIAYDLKFDDPSHFAHFIKRRTGLSPQKLRKKL, from the coding sequence ATGAAAAGAAATAACGAAGTTTTGAACATTAAAACGCTTGAGATGTTTGAGCGGCTGATAAACCATGATACAACGCCGTATGATACGGAAATGATGGTAATGCCAGGTACGCTTGAAGACAAGCACAAAAATTGCGAAACAATTCCAGCACTAAGAAGGCAGTTTAACCTAATCTACTTGCTAATAGAAGGCGAACACGATGTAAAACTCGGCGCTGATCATTTGCAGTTGAACCCAAATGACCTCGTTATTATTCCTGAAAATACACTTTATGCAAGCGACCATATAAAAAACTGCAAGGGCTTTTGCATTCATTTTAAATCTGAATTTCTCAAACCGCAGCTTTCAATACCGCTTGCGGAAGAGTTTCCATATTTTCATTTTGATGCCCCACATATCCTCAACCTAAACAACCATGAAAGTGAGATGATACAAATTGCATTTAAAAACATCATAACTGAATACAATTATGCTTCGGTAGAAAAAAATTCGTTGCTTCGCAATCTTATCCTCATTTTACTATTAAAAGTCCGTGAAATATATCGAACGCGCGTAAAGGAATTAAAGAAAACTACAAGCCGACACGAACAAATAGCCAATGGTTTCAAATTACTGGTAGAGAAGTATTTTATTGAAATCCGGAGCGTGAATGATTATGCAAAAAAGTTAAACGTCTCAACTAAACATCTTTCAGAAGTCGTAAGTAAAACCTTCGGGCGTTCGCCCTTGCAAATTATTCACGACATTTTATTACTCGAAGCGAAAGGTCAATTATATTCAACTGAAAAGTCTGTTTCGGAAATTGCCTATGACCTCAAATTTGATGACCCCTCACATTTTGCCCATTTTATTAAAAGGCGGACTGGTTTATCGCCGCAAAAACTCAGAAAAAAACTCTGA
- a CDS encoding zinc ribbon domain-containing protein, with the protein MTQQTYKNCQSCGMPLKKDAQGGGTEKDGSKSAKFCSFCYANGEFISGDVTLKEFSEISRKGMIDGGHNKFFAWLFSRPFMIGHLERWKNKN; encoded by the coding sequence ATGACTCAACAGACCTACAAAAACTGCCAAAGCTGCGGAATGCCTTTAAAAAAGGACGCTCAAGGCGGCGGCACAGAAAAAGACGGCAGTAAAAGTGCAAAATTTTGTAGCTTTTGCTACGCAAACGGCGAATTTATTAGTGGAGACGTAACACTGAAAGAATTTTCCGAAATATCGAGAAAAGGCATGATTGACGGAGGACATAACAAATTTTTTGCCTGGCTTTTTTCGCGGCCTTTTATGATTGGCCACTTAGAGCGTTGGAAAAATAAAAACTAA
- a CDS encoding T9SS type A sorting domain-containing protein → MKFKFVLFTLFIYSVANGQSLTKKALFLGNSYTYVNNLPQLIANAAASAGDSLIFDNNTPGGYTLQGHTTNVSSLEKISLGNWDYVVLQEQSQLPSFSDPEVEAAVFPYAKKLDSIINAENPCAETVFYMTWGRKNGDAANCVNWPPVCTYNGMDSLLNKRYRIMADDNNGILSPVGAVWKYIRQNYPLIELYQSDESHPSIAGSYAAACCFYTALFRKDPTLITFNSTLSAADAANIKDAAKLVVFDNLMEWHIGEYDPMANFSYANAGGSQIDFTNNSENASQYLWDFDDGTTSTATNPTHKFLADGTYNVKLLASKCGAQDSVIQPINIATLGTQTQNSNANYFTIYPNPATNEINLKIENPALIGAVYVVYNVSGKPEMTGTINALNQVIKMDNFSNGLYFLQVGEHLKKTFKLLKQ, encoded by the coding sequence ATGAAGTTTAAATTCGTATTGTTTACTTTATTTATTTATTCTGTTGCAAACGGGCAAAGCCTGACCAAAAAAGCATTATTTCTGGGCAATAGTTACACGTATGTAAATAATTTGCCCCAACTGATTGCAAATGCGGCAGCCTCGGCCGGCGATAGCTTAATATTTGACAACAACACACCCGGAGGTTATACCTTGCAAGGGCACACAACAAATGTAAGCTCGTTGGAAAAAATAAGCCTTGGCAATTGGGATTACGTTGTTTTGCAAGAACAAAGTCAGTTGCCTTCGTTTTCCGATCCGGAAGTTGAAGCCGCAGTATTCCCGTATGCCAAAAAATTAGACAGTATTATAAATGCCGAAAACCCATGTGCCGAAACAGTATTTTATATGACCTGGGGCAGAAAAAACGGCGATGCTGCTAATTGCGTAAATTGGCCTCCGGTATGTACTTACAATGGAATGGACAGTTTACTAAACAAAAGATACCGCATAATGGCCGATGATAATAACGGTATTTTATCTCCCGTAGGCGCTGTTTGGAAATATATCAGGCAAAACTATCCGCTAATTGAATTGTACCAAAGCGATGAAAGCCATCCGTCAATTGCCGGATCTTACGCTGCAGCTTGCTGTTTCTATACCGCCTTATTCAGGAAAGACCCTACGCTTATTACCTTCAATTCTACCCTGTCGGCAGCAGACGCGGCAAATATAAAAGATGCGGCCAAATTAGTAGTATTTGACAACTTAATGGAGTGGCATATTGGCGAATACGACCCCATGGCCAATTTTAGCTACGCTAATGCCGGAGGCAGCCAAATAGATTTTACTAACAATTCGGAGAATGCCAGCCAATATTTATGGGATTTTGACGATGGAACGACCTCAACAGCTACCAACCCAACACACAAGTTTTTAGCAGATGGCACCTACAACGTAAAACTTTTGGCAAGTAAATGCGGCGCGCAGGATTCTGTTATACAGCCTATAAACATTGCAACGCTTGGCACCCAAACTCAAAACAGCAATGCCAATTATTTTACCATTTATCCAAATCCGGCCACTAACGAGATTAATTTAAAAATAGAAAATCCGGCATTAATAGGTGCTGTTTATGTGGTTTATAATGTTTCCGGAAAGCCAGAAATGACGGGCACCATAAATGCTTTAAATCAAGTTATTAAAATGGATAATTTTTCGAATGGGCTGTATTTTTTACAAGTAGGAGAACATTTGAAAAAAACTTTTAAACTATTGAAACAATAG